In Xyrauchen texanus isolate HMW12.3.18 chromosome 14, RBS_HiC_50CHRs, whole genome shotgun sequence, the following are encoded in one genomic region:
- the LOC127654981 gene encoding serine/arginine repetitive matrix protein 2-like, protein MECAMNTGPEDDPSDTTVPHEGITVKDGSETPRKKNKKHKKHKSKKKRKKRKGEKESSSESGVETDGDSRTRTSMKKDVSSNIEVDDRANASKNCTEDLSDGEGENRKKQKHRIGKKKKKRRRKEDEKQGKKSSSRSRSESTSVSGSESEPESKQSQKLQLESLKLDRKSPITAAKDKFKDCIPQLEDKKRNVSPDHSEEESLTPGGRRNVSPEGALIADNETPSERDRHVESIGKHESLSKAQELPDIIPKQENVLKEQAGQKDISKEANRKHKDKKKMSLSRSRSRSLSDTKGTKSKHSRSRTPKQSSGKSGHRNDSSSSRERSKSASGGKDRAKTRFSRSPSGRSPFKAIKKPGRRSMSVSRRRGYRSDSRSNERTRRSRTRSPWRSHGSRSRSAGKPRRSGSRSKRSISRRKIHRSRSRSRSGWKGRRSRSRSHKRTPISRKRRSRSRSVRRARRTRSRSIVILKRSRSDLRKNKKSRSRSLHRNRSSLSPRCRRKSRSTQRLRPSQSRSPAVRQSRSNSRSPQSTKSESVSPQRCKRSKSRSSSLNSKSESPKLRRPKKKKDKRSRSVSQGVTSRSISREPKSSDSPSPAKKTHSKSPTPSKEKISSRDKSSKESETKLHILDTREESLDVKENAGSSGWKPVSTKCSPMQKTTNEDLKLSECDKQIKKMNEDFEDPSDCEGRRSRSSSSEPVPQCGTVGSDEDDRSGSSRSPSPSTTKKESKPSNRISPVLRKRSSSASSTQKRRSKSKSVSVKRKSRSPARKRKSRSPSPSRKRIIKSRSPVRKRRSRSRSANRRAKSRSKSHTRTKRSKSPKRKRSKSRSPVRKRRSKSRSPARKRRSRSRSRARQSRSKRSRSVSRRRRPAFQGRSFDRRDRWKREPSHSPILILRKRRSTSRSRRSSSKTPPRLTDLDKDQLLEIAKANAAAMCAKAGMPIPESLKPKAILQLPLPTPAPTPLSLPLPLPMPNLSMNLPMGIPGMPTMPNMTMNAAMASMTAATMTAALSNMGALSAMPPMPPLPTITNKPPPAPTPNLANIEEVKRKVTQQANSMSIKEFTEKCKQIAESKEEMRVARPHFSDDDDDDNR, encoded by the exons CATGAAAAAAGATGTCTCATCGAACATTGAGGTAGATGATCGTGCAAATGCTTCAAAAAACTGTACAGAAG ATCTTAGTGATGGGGAaggtgaaaacagaaaaaaacagaaacatcGCATtgggaagaagaagaaaaaaagacgaCGGAAAGAGGATGAAAAGCAAGGGAAAAAATCCTCATCTCGCTCCAGATCAGAGAGTACCTCAGTATCAGGGTCAGAATCAGAACCTGAGTCCAAACAATCACAAAAGTTGCAGTTGGAGTCCTTAAAGTTGGATAGGAAATCACCTATCAccgcagccaaggacaaatttaAAGACTGCATACCCCAACTGGAAGATAAAAAGAGAAATGTCTCTCCTGATCACAGTGAAGAAGAAAGCTTGACTCCAGGAGGGAGAAGAAATGTTTCTCCTGAGGGTGCACTAATTGCAGATAACGAGACTCCTAGTGAGAGGGATAGACATGTGGAGTCTATTGGCAAACATGAAAGTTTAAGTAAAGCTCAAGAACTTCCTGATATTATCCCCAAGCAAGAGAATGTGCTTAAAGAGCAAGCTGGGCAGAAGGATATCTCAAAGGAAGCAAATAGGAAACACAAAGATAAGAAAAAAATGTCCCTCTCCAGGTCAAGGTCACGATCGCTCTCAGACACTAAAGGGACAAAATCTAAACATAGTCGCTCCAGAACTCCAAAGCAGTCATCTGGTAAATCAGGACATCGTAATGACAGTTCGTCTTCAAGGGAGAGGTCTAAGTCTGCCTCTGGTGGGAAAGATCGAGCAAAAACAAGATTCTCAAGATCTCCATCAGGAAGGTCACCATTCAAAGCAATAAAGAAACCTGGACGCAGGTCAATGTCAGTCTCTAGAAGGAGAGGGTATCGCTCTGACTCAAGATCTAATGAAAGGACTAGAAGATCAAGGACCAGGTCCCCATGGCGTAGTCATGGTTCAAGATCTAGGTCAGCTGGAAAACCAAGGCGTTCAGGCTCGAGATCAAAACGATCCATTTCTCGACGGAAGATTCATCGCTCAAGATCACGATCCAGATCTGGATGGAAAGGAAGACGCTCAAGGTCTCGCTCTCACAAAAGGACACCTATATCTCGGAAAAGACGGTCCAGGTCCAGATCTGTCCGAAGAGCAAGGCGGACACGCTCAAGATCCATTGTGATCCTAAAGAGATCAAGATCAGACTTGAGGAAGAACAAAAAATCTAGATCAAGGTCCTTGCATAGAAATCGATCAAGTTTAAGTCCAAGATGTCGAAGAAAGTCTCGGTCCACTCAACGGCTTAGACCCTCTCAATCAAGATCTCCTGCAGTCCGTCAAAGTAGGTCAAACTCCAGAAGCCCTCAAAGCACAAAGTCAGAATCAGTATCTCCACAGCGATGCAAAAGATCCAAGTCACGATCATCTTCACTTAATTCAAAGTCTGAATCCCCCAAATTAAGAAGgcctaaaaagaaaaaagataaacgATCAAGATCCGTTTCACAGGGAGTCACATCAAGATCCATTTCCAGGGAACCAAAGTCATCTGATAGTCCGTCTCCTGCCAAGAAAACACACTCTAAATCTCCCACTCCTTCTAAAGAAAAAATATCTTCAAGGGATAAGAGTTCAAAGGAATCTGAAACTAAATTGCACATTTTGGATACTAGGGAGGAAAGTTTAGATGTAAAAGAGAATGCGGGGTCAAGTGGATGGAAACCAGTGTCTACTAAATGTTCACCTATGCAAAAGACAACAAATGAGGATTTAAAATTATCTGAATgtgacaaacaaattaaaaaaatgaatgaagaCTTTGAAGATCCCTCTGATTGTGAAGGAAGGCGATCCAGGTCCTCCTCCTCAGAACCAGTGCCTCAATGCGGGACTGTAGGGTCAGATGAAGATGATCGCTCGGGCAGTTCACGATCACCTTCACCAAGTACGACAAAAAAGGAATCAAAGCCCTCCAATAGAATATCTCCTGTTCTGAGAAAACGCTCCAGCTCGGCTTCGTCCACCCAGAAGAGGCGATCCAAATCTAAATCTGTGAGTGTAAAAAGGAAGTCAAGGTCTCCTGCACGAAAACGCAAATCCAGGTCTCCCTCACCTAGTCGAAAAAGGATAATAAAATCACGGTCCCCAGTTCGGAAAAGGAGGTCACGTTCAAGATCAGCCAATCGGAGGGCAAAGTCAAGGTCTAAATCTCACACAAGGACCAAGCGTTCAAAATCTCCTAAGCGAAAACGGTCAAAGTCTAGATCGCCAGTCCGTAAAAGGAGATCCAAATCACGTTCCCCTGCTAGAAAGCGCAGATCTCGATCCCGGTCAAGAGCTCGTCAGTCGCGATCCAAAAGATCACGCTCTGTGTCACGCAGAAGGAGACCAGCATTTCAAGGGAGGTCTTTTGATAGACGTGATAGGTGGAAACGTGAACCGAGCCACTCGCCAATTCTGATTCTCCGCAAAAGGAGGTCTACCTCGAGATCTCGCCGCAGTTCTAGCAAGACGCCACCGCGCCTGACTGACCTag ATAAAGATCAACTGTTGGAGATTGCAAAGGCTAATGCTGCTGCAATGTGTGCAAAAGCTGGAATGCCCATACCTGAAAGTCTCAAGCCGAAGGCAATTCTACAGTTACCCCTGCCAACACCAGCTCCAACCCCCTTGTCTCTGCCTCTACCACTGCCTATGCCCAATTTATCTATGAATCTGCCCATGGGCATACCAGGTATGCCTACAATGCCAAACATGACAATGAATGCTGCCATGGCAAGTATGACAGCAGCAACGATGACCGCTGCCCTCTCTAATATGGGTGCCCTGTCAGCTATGCCCCCGATGCCTCCCCTTCCCACCATTACCAACAAGCCCCCTCCTGCACCCACGCCTAATCTTGCCAACATTGAAGAGGTCAAGAGGAAAGTGACTCAACAGGCTAACAGCATGAGCATCAAGGAGTTCACAGAG aaATGTAAACAGATTGCAGAGAGTAAAGAGGAGATGAGGGTTGCAAGACCACATttttctgatgatgatgatgatgataatcgg TAA